In Campylobacter concisus, one DNA window encodes the following:
- a CDS encoding helix-turn-helix domain-containing protein, producing the protein MINLDKKYGTRKISQKEKQVSVEFFKQSSGISYLKSEILCNGRIKRDRHKSKKYLFLMFNEDKNDLCFKLDKKEYILNKDEFCIGLVNDDFKGVFEYQNKFYKTKTLLFDESYANKLEIFAGLRFDDKFELLKYKKDLAQICVLNELETTNLYEGTIREIFTESKILELIYKSKIQKESEISLSRDEEKTLLKAKMILLSRMQNPPSIKELAHLCGTNDFWLKKNFKLFFKDTIYQLLAKERLKLAFTLLEQNDISIKEAANIVGYANTAHFAKIFKINFGFLPSKLLKTKSYF; encoded by the coding sequence ATGATAAATTTAGACAAAAAATATGGAACGAGAAAGATATCTCAAAAGGAAAAACAAGTAAGCGTGGAGTTTTTCAAGCAAAGCAGTGGTATCAGCTATCTAAAAAGTGAAATTTTATGTAATGGCAGGATAAAAAGAGATCGTCATAAGTCTAAAAAATACCTATTTTTAATGTTTAATGAGGATAAAAACGATCTTTGCTTTAAGCTTGATAAAAAAGAGTATATCTTAAACAAAGATGAATTTTGCATTGGGCTTGTTAATGACGATTTTAAAGGTGTCTTTGAGTATCAAAATAAATTTTATAAGACAAAAACACTACTTTTTGACGAAAGCTACGCAAATAAGCTTGAGATATTTGCTGGACTTAGATTTGATGATAAATTTGAGCTTTTGAAATACAAAAAAGATTTAGCTCAAATTTGCGTTTTAAATGAACTTGAGACGACAAATTTATATGAAGGCACGATCAGGGAAATTTTTACCGAGTCAAAAATTTTAGAGCTTATTTATAAAAGTAAAATACAAAAAGAGAGCGAAATTTCACTTAGTAGAGATGAAGAAAAGACTCTTTTAAAAGCTAAAATGATCTTGCTAAGTCGTATGCAAAATCCTCCAAGTATCAAGGAGCTAGCTCATCTTTGTGGCACAAATGACTTTTGGCTAAAGAAAAATTTTAAGCTATTTTTCAAAGATACGATCTATCAGCTCTTAGCAAAAGAGCGCCTAAAGCTAGCTTTTACTCTTTTAGAGCAAAACGATATCAGCATAAAAGAAGCTGCAAATATCGTAGGTTATGCAAATACTGCACATTTTGCAAAAATTTTTAAGATAAATTTTGGCTTTTTGCCAAGCAAACTCTTAAAGACAAAAAGCTACTTTTAA